Below is a genomic region from Pseudarthrobacter sulfonivorans.
GGACCCGCGGATCGTGCATGGGTAGGTTCAGGACGGTGAGTTCGGACCTGTTCAGTGCCGCCGGGTTCCGTGGCGCCTGTGTGAGGGCGTCCGGGGTCAGTGCCGCCGGGCTGGCGGGGATGCTGGTTTTCACGTTCATTGTTCAGGCTCTTCCGACGGCGGCGGCTTCGGCAGGTGCGGCCTGGCCGGCCGTGCGGGACGAGGCCAGCTCTGCCGCGACGCCCAGGACAGTCCTGGCCAGGGCGTCGTTTTCGCGGAACGGGGCGGCATTGGTGCCGGGCCTCGCAAAGGCGCCGGCACCCCAGCCGGATGTTCCCGGCCCCACGCCGAAGAGCCGGCCTCCAGCCCTACCCTGCTCGTCCAGCAGCTCGTGCCGGTCCGAGACGAGCAGCTTTCCGGTGGAGTGGATGCCGTCCGCCGTGAGCAGCTGCTGTTCGCTTCCCAGCCCGGACAAATGGAGCGACGCCAATATCGGGTTGAGCGACCGGGCCACGGATGTCGCCGGCAGCCGCGCTTCGATGAACGCTGCGGTCCGGACGGCAAATCCTGCCTGCGGGGACGTAGCCACAAACTCGCCGGTGGACTCATCCGCCATGACGCTAAGGCCCGGGCCAAGGAACCGCAGCAGCCCGGCCCGGTGCAGGGCCAGCATCTCGCGCAGCCGGCGCGGGGGCGGCCCGGAGTCCACGAAGCTGAAGAATCCATGCCACCAGCCGTGGACGGTCTGCTGGGACCGGGCGTTGAGCCGCTCGGCCGGGACCAGCCGGCCCAGGTCCATGTACACCTTCAGCAGCGCCACAAAGAGGGCCAGCGTCTCCGGATGGTCCGGGCTGTCGCGGAGGGCGAGATCCTGCTCGATGTACCGGGCCACCGCCTCCTGGACGTCGGCGGATCCGCCAAACAACGCCCCGGCGAAGGGCCGGTCCAGGGCCTCGAGGTCCAGGCGCAGGGCGGGGTCCGGGACGGCCGCTGCCACCAGGTCCTCCCGTCCGGTGCTGTACCAGTCCAGCTCGGCGAAGCGGCCCGAAAACTCCGGCCAGCCGGCGCTCACGCGGTCCGGGCTGCCGGTGAACAGCTCCCGGTAGTACCCATACCCGGCTTCCTTGGCAATGAGGGGCCACAGGTGGTCCTGGAAATCGAGCTCGGCATGACGCTCCAGCAGTGCGTCCACGGCGGCGGCGGTGAAGAAGCGCAGGCCGCCGGGAACCTCGCCGCGCAGGGCCGCGGAAATCTTGGAGTGGTAGGGCACTCCGCGCCGCGAACCGGCCCACAGCCGCGGTTCCCTGCCGGATGCCCGGTACCGCAGGCCGCCGTCGGGTGTTTCCTCGAACCGGCCGCCGCGCCCTTCCATCAGCAGCACCATCAGGTCCACAAACGCCAGGCCCATCCCGGCCACAATGACGTCCTGGCCGGGGACGAGGGCTGAATAGTCGACGTCGGTGGTGTAGCTCGGTGCCGCATGGAAGGCGCCGTGCCGGGCGGCGAAGCCGGACCAGCCGGCGGACGCGGCATCCGGCTGTGAGTCCGTGTGGCCTAGCGCGGTGACCACGACGTCGGCCCGCAACGTCCCGCCGTTGGCCAGCCGCACAAGGTGCGTGCCGGCGTCGTCCGCGGTTGTGGAGGAGAAGTCACCGGCACGCTCGATGGCCACTGCGGTGGTGCGGTGGACGGTGACCGTCCCGCCGAGTTTCGCAACAGCCCGGCGGAAGAACCACTCGAGGTACTGGCTGTGGAGTTGGCGGGTGGGGAAGATGGCGCCCGTGAGGGCATGCAGTTGCTCACGGATGGCGAGGGGGAAATCCGGTACGTCCGTGACGGAACCGTCGAGGACGCCGGCGGCCCATTCGGCGAGCCCGGGCCCGTCGATGGCGGGGCCCTCGCATGCCACGGAGGAATCGGTGAACATGGTGACATCCGTGGCGGCCGAGTTGAGCATGAGGCCGGGGTGCTGGTCGTAGCGCCAGATCCGCCCCGAACCCGGCTCATACGGTTCCACCACGTGGAGGTCCAGCGGGCGGGGGAAGAGTTCGTCGCGGTTGGCGGCCAGCCGCTCCAGCACGCCTGCCGCCCGCGGACCGCCGCCGATGAAGACAACCGAGGGGGCGTTCGCTGGCATGGTGGCTCCTGATCGGGTCGGTGTGGGCGGTGTGGGCGGTGTGGGCGGGGCCGCCCGGACGGGTGGCCGAGTGCCCATGCTAGGCAGCGTTGACGGCGGCGGTCGACGGGCCGGTAATGCCCGTTAACTCCGCGTCACAGCAGGTCAAGAGACGCAAGAAACCGACTCATGACGCTGTGCGAAGCCGGGTGAAGTTATGCAACCTGCTGCCTTGCTGCCCCTTTCCTGACCGCCCTAGATTGGCAGCCAGCAGCTTGGAGCAACCCGTTCCGGCACCGAAAATCCCGACGCATCAGAAGCGAGGTGGCG
It encodes:
- a CDS encoding FAD/NAD(P)-binding protein, whose product is MPANAPSVVFIGGGPRAAGVLERLAANRDELFPRPLDLHVVEPYEPGSGRIWRYDQHPGLMLNSAATDVTMFTDSSVACEGPAIDGPGLAEWAAGVLDGSVTDVPDFPLAIREQLHALTGAIFPTRQLHSQYLEWFFRRAVAKLGGTVTVHRTTAVAIERAGDFSSTTADDAGTHLVRLANGGTLRADVVVTALGHTDSQPDAASAGWSGFAARHGAFHAAPSYTTDVDYSALVPGQDVIVAGMGLAFVDLMVLLMEGRGGRFEETPDGGLRYRASGREPRLWAGSRRGVPYHSKISAALRGEVPGGLRFFTAAAVDALLERHAELDFQDHLWPLIAKEAGYGYYRELFTGSPDRVSAGWPEFSGRFAELDWYSTGREDLVAAAVPDPALRLDLEALDRPFAGALFGGSADVQEAVARYIEQDLALRDSPDHPETLALFVALLKVYMDLGRLVPAERLNARSQQTVHGWWHGFFSFVDSGPPPRRLREMLALHRAGLLRFLGPGLSVMADESTGEFVATSPQAGFAVRTAAFIEARLPATSVARSLNPILASLHLSGLGSEQQLLTADGIHSTGKLLVSDRHELLDEQGRAGGRLFGVGPGTSGWGAGAFARPGTNAAPFRENDALARTVLGVAAELASSRTAGQAAPAEAAAVGRA